Proteins co-encoded in one Corylus avellana chromosome ca9, CavTom2PMs-1.0 genomic window:
- the LOC132192057 gene encoding E3 ubiquitin-protein ligase At1g12760-like, with translation MEESQQPVRVESNGRNDSVLWRHTSTLPLTRLIASSGHHNHDDDDDDDSDIGGETNCGYYYYYYYNYYWKPIVVLDLAFLAVAMVVLLSTFKETPSTPLRVWLSGYSLHCVFHVAFLYLHSLIRFSSARDPPLSHACIVKRLESINTIISSVWWVLGFYWIVVGGQSLLQDSPRLYWLTVVFLAFDVFFIIFCVGMAFIIFFALCCCIPVVAFAYAMTIREGASEDDIRSLPKYRFRQANPRSSFDDDRLKVEWARVESANRNHVNELCLHPEDSDCCICLSRYVDGSELCTLPCNHHFHCVCISRWLRINATCPLCKHNILRGDTLV, from the exons ATGGAGGAATCACAGCAGCCTGTACGCGTCGAGAGCAACGGAAGAAATGATTCGGTGCTCTGGCGGCACACCTCCACTCTCCCTCTCACCCGTCTGATCGCGTCCTCCGGTCACCACAAccacgacgacgacgacgacgatgaCAGCGACATCGGCGGAGAAACAAATTGCGGCTATtattactactactactacaacTACTACTGGAAGCCGATTGTGGTGCTGGACTTGGCCTTCCTGGCGGTGGCCATGGTGGTGCTCCTGTCCACCTTCAAGGAGACGCCGTCCACGCCTCTCAGGGTTTGGCTCTCCGGCTACTCTCTCCACTGCGTTTTCCATGTCGCCTTTCTCTACCTTCACTCCCTCATCCGCTTTTCTTCTGCTCGTGATCCGCCTCTCTCTCACGCCtg caTTGTGAAGAGGTTAGAGTCGATAAATACGATCATCTCCTCCGTCTGGTGGGTGCTGGGATTCTATTGGATTGTTGTGGGTGGCCAATCACTGCTGCAAGATTCTCCTCGCCTCTACTG GTTAACAGTGGTTTTTCTAGCCTTTGATGTATTCTTTATCATCTTTTGCGTTGGGATGGCGtttatcattttctttgctCTCTGCTGCTGCATCCCAGTTGTAGCATTTGCCTATGCTATGACAATTAGAGAAGGGGCATCTGAAGATGATATCAGGTCTCTTCCCAAGTACAGATTTCGGCAGGCCAATCCACGGAGTTCCTTTGATGATGATAGATTGAAAGTTGAGTGGGCAAGGGTGGAATCAGCAAATAGGAACCATGTCAATGAACTTTGTCTTCATCCAGAGGATTCT GACTGCTGCATCTGCCTTTCACGATATGTAGATGGATCGGAGCTTTGTACTCTTCCCTGCAACCACCATTTCCATTGCGTATGCATCAGCAGATGGCTCCGAATAAATGCAACCTGCCCACTCTGTAAACATAATATCCTCAGGGGTGACACATTGGTTTGA